In one Arthrobacter jinronghuae genomic region, the following are encoded:
- a CDS encoding ABC transporter permease, whose amino-acid sequence MTTQMFHDTAALTGRSLRHVLRSPDTIITTAVTPVALMLMFVYVFGGAISTGSGESYINYTLPGILLITVASGVAYTAYRLFLDRQGGMFERFQSMPISRSGVLWAHVLTSVSANLASLALVIGVALIAGFRTGASPAAWLAVVGILVLFTLALTWLAVIAGLGAKTVEGASAFSYPLIFLPFISSAFVPTSTMPGPVAWFAENQPVTSIVDTLRAMLAQEPVGSDFWVALLWLVGILGLAYAGATAIYRRRVN is encoded by the coding sequence ATGACCACCCAGATGTTTCATGACACCGCCGCCCTCACCGGCCGCTCCCTGCGCCACGTCCTCCGCAGTCCGGACACGATTATTACGACGGCGGTTACGCCGGTCGCGCTGATGCTGATGTTTGTGTACGTTTTCGGCGGCGCCATCAGCACCGGATCGGGGGAGTCCTACATCAACTACACACTGCCCGGCATCCTGCTGATCACCGTTGCCTCCGGCGTGGCCTACACCGCCTACCGTTTGTTCCTTGATCGGCAGGGAGGAATGTTCGAACGCTTCCAATCGATGCCCATTTCGCGCTCCGGTGTGCTCTGGGCACACGTCCTCACCTCCGTGAGTGCGAACCTGGCCTCGCTCGCGCTCGTCATCGGCGTGGCCCTGATCGCGGGGTTCCGCACCGGTGCGTCGCCGGCGGCGTGGCTCGCCGTCGTCGGCATCCTGGTCCTGTTCACCCTCGCCCTGACGTGGCTGGCCGTGATTGCCGGGCTGGGCGCGAAGACAGTGGAGGGCGCGAGTGCGTTCAGTTACCCGCTGATTTTCCTGCCGTTCATCAGCTCGGCGTTTGTGCCCACCAGCACCATGCCCGGGCCGGTGGCGTGGTTTGCCGAGAACCAGCCCGTGACTTCCATTGTGGACACCCTCCGGGCAATGCTTGCCCAGGAACCCGTCGGCAGCGATTTCTGGGTCGCACTTCTCTGGCTGGTCGGCATTCTGGGCCTCGCCTACGCCGGTGCCACGGCCATTTACCGGCGTCGGGTGAACTAA
- the pyk gene encoding pyruvate kinase: MRRAKIVATFGPAIASYENTVAVLRAGVNVARMNMSHGDHSVHNATYENVRKASAELGMPVGIFADLQGPKIRLGRFTEEPHFLNVGDTFTITTDDIPGTKEICSTTYKGLPGDVKAGDFLLIDDGKVKLRAVEVTANNVVTEVVVPGKVSNNKGINLPGVAVNVPALSEKDEDDLRWAMRRGVDMVALSFVRNAGDISRVHEIMDEEGRRVPVIAKIEKPQAVENLEEIIDAFDSIMVARGDLGVELPLEEVPIVQKKAIELARRWAKPVIVATQVLESMIDNPRPTRAEASDCANAVLDGADAVMLSGETSVGSYAIETVETMARIIESTEQHGLNRVPPLGSKPRTRGGAITRAAVEISDQLDAKYICTFTQSGDSARRLSRLRPSKPVFAFTPVEDTYRYMTLFWGVAPMLVEFAEHTDQMTAQVDRTLLEEGLVEDDDLVVIAAGSPPGQAGSTNSIKVHRVGDIADAGQRADGQERVKEKVGPWPVKESKKGQAKAI; this comes from the coding sequence ATGAGACGCGCAAAGATTGTTGCCACATTTGGACCAGCGATCGCCAGCTATGAAAATACCGTAGCGGTTCTTCGCGCGGGCGTGAATGTCGCCCGTATGAATATGAGCCACGGCGACCACTCCGTACACAACGCCACGTACGAAAACGTGCGCAAGGCCTCCGCCGAGCTGGGGATGCCCGTGGGCATCTTCGCCGACCTCCAGGGCCCCAAGATCCGGCTCGGCCGGTTCACCGAGGAACCCCACTTCCTGAACGTGGGCGATACCTTCACCATCACCACTGATGACATTCCCGGCACCAAGGAAATCTGCTCCACCACGTACAAGGGCCTGCCCGGCGACGTGAAGGCGGGCGACTTCCTGCTGATTGACGACGGCAAGGTCAAGCTGCGTGCCGTTGAGGTGACCGCCAACAACGTTGTCACCGAGGTAGTAGTGCCGGGCAAGGTGTCGAACAACAAGGGCATCAACCTCCCCGGCGTAGCCGTCAACGTTCCGGCACTGAGCGAAAAGGATGAGGACGACCTCCGCTGGGCCATGCGCCGCGGCGTCGACATGGTTGCCCTTTCCTTCGTCCGCAACGCCGGCGATATTTCCCGCGTGCACGAGATCATGGACGAGGAAGGCCGCCGCGTGCCGGTCATCGCCAAGATCGAGAAGCCGCAGGCCGTGGAGAACCTCGAAGAGATCATCGACGCGTTCGACTCCATCATGGTTGCCCGCGGTGACCTCGGCGTCGAACTGCCGCTCGAAGAGGTTCCGATCGTGCAGAAGAAGGCCATTGAACTGGCCCGCCGCTGGGCCAAGCCCGTCATTGTGGCCACCCAGGTGCTCGAATCCATGATCGACAACCCCCGCCCGACCCGTGCCGAGGCCTCCGACTGCGCCAACGCCGTACTCGACGGCGCGGACGCCGTCATGCTCTCGGGTGAAACCTCGGTGGGTTCCTACGCGATCGAAACCGTCGAAACCATGGCCCGGATCATTGAGTCCACCGAACAGCACGGCCTGAACCGCGTTCCGCCGCTGGGCTCCAAGCCGCGGACCCGCGGCGGCGCCATCACCCGTGCAGCAGTGGAGATCTCCGACCAGCTGGATGCGAAGTACATCTGTACCTTCACCCAGTCCGGCGACTCCGCCCGCCGCCTCTCCCGCCTGCGTCCGTCCAAGCCGGTATTTGCGTTCACCCCCGTGGAGGACACTTACCGCTACATGACGCTGTTCTGGGGCGTGGCCCCCATGCTCGTGGAGTTCGCCGAGCACACCGACCAGATGACCGCCCAGGTGGACCGCACCCTGCTCGAAGAGGGCCTGGTGGAAGACGATGACCTGGTGGTTATCGCTGCCGGTTCGCCTCCCGGACAGGCGGGCTCCACCAACAGCATCAAGGTGCACCGCGTGGGCGACATCGCCGACGCAGGCCAGCGCGCT